A region from the Vanacampus margaritifer isolate UIUO_Vmar chromosome 5, RoL_Vmar_1.0, whole genome shotgun sequence genome encodes:
- the igsf10 gene encoding immunoglobulin superfamily member 10 isoform X3 — protein MIKKDNKTKTEHTIITGGVLQLSCQVRGEPKPLLEWILPDGTKVRAPYVSEDNRIIITAEGKLTLRDADSSDMGLYRCIATNYLDADILFFRVTVMPPDVEEADVNGVRISQKLGEHIFFDCTSSGSPKASVQWILPDNSVLDRTQGKKKMYENGTLLIEGLTMRDQGFYRCLVANHLGVDLLVSQVTASESSKVLRDFDHDGSGIEMQSQVDRTLAGSANTISDIASYKPTDGASQEAKTIVSDRRHPRQRSRGKSSSENRIGQRRYSVSNQRKFGNRVFDKTIRKVDPKKFAEFMKKAQDGARENTKERKTGEVSKTVLSNDNEIGSGEVQDDLILLATVFPTTNNPQKGRLLQMENTDTVAVTKNSYGITFSQEREQLTMDYTPIQKNTFTNIPLKSEREGVTPYDLISSNTGTVSFDETTELHSLETITKPETVKDSSQETQLQFSGENSSEPETSTEVFSFTSDPNVIPMRDGTDPVELFVHSDPESQSTISAVTTTQRQDDQITFHTTQTIKSPPLGSTIISKQQIQIIPHKNSRGGGRRRMFHGRRRIIKPNRITDIQSIINKLMQPSERNTTVPYRIEVTTDMELSTSTTQTVARGKAGKKRIRGRQRKPITTETLIPQTSAVTLTTSFATLPPISTHFPTETEALSPTTKTETKVILFDDDYGDLFSADFELSNLKPTDQPLTTMSPKYYSKSLTTAETPLQTQTLASPPTVEPTPGENPETDFSYGSGVIPDDFTTTRPRPGGKRGRQGRRRRPFKGHRPSKKLKNSQLYPISTTKTFDNKKTTMETTIFTTLFPQKNASKPPMYTPSREIDRTTGASEQETFAYKEVDWGISYTTKTPFIYSNTMPTLEKPYTTTQNHNNVISPTQRFKGHTTATRRPTPTVKTGAKEITEKPISFGTMTIYTTEQDYIYTYNRNNVKNVLATTSPNVGSTQPTTMLMTRKPKILGGNAASFTVLTNSDAFLPCEAVGDPQPVLSWKRFSSSTGNTITIKGRMGKFEMLHNGTLSIQNANTKDRGQYICIAENDHGSDKLIVTLSVVAYPSRILEPKIREIKSHAGNTVEIHCKADGRPTPTISWILANRTQVREHNTSNGRASVTASGTLVIRQVSVFDRGHYKCIASNPAGADTATVRLHVVAAPPGILEEKRQKVKAVSKQNLWLPCTGQGSPQPRIHWVLHDGVLVNSQRSAWDKRISVYDNGTLLIKDLAPIDNGKYECIATSSTGSERRVVTLTIERKESAPRILVTSQHVTELYFGDQLILNCSATGEPEPRIMWRLPSNAVVDQSHRIGSRFQVLENGTLAINSAIEKDAGDYLCMAKSVTGDDVQLMKVKVSMKPAKIEHKPHGKKKVLYGNDFKVDCRASGAPKPEISWGLPDGTVVNSALQADSFNEGRRIRRYTLFDNGTLYVNQVGMSEEGDYTCTAENQVGKDEMHVHITVVAAAPMIRQNSWTHARLKPGDNIRFDCEAVGEPKPRILWMLPNNDVIAASNERYLLHVNGSLDIRNAKPIDGGEYVCMARNPGGETRRVYKLEIGGNPPVINGYHQNRTVLKDFSTKYSRKFIDCKAEGNPTPTITWIMPDNIFLRAPYFGGRINVHHNGTLEIRNIRPTDTGEFICMATNDGGESVLAVQLEVTNTLRRPIFKNPFNERIVSPLGKTNVLNCSADGHPKPDITWILPDGTRLTGGRNSHRRVDNDGTLVIYNSRVEDAGKYRCGAKNIMGYIEKLIILDVGQKPYILTRPRGVIRSMFGDSLFLHCLSDGSPKPRIYWTLPGGHILTQPQVLGRYNLLENGTLVVKDTTLYDRGNYVCRARNDAGEAVLTVPVVIIAYAPRITTMPPPTLSLMAGTPIKLNCAAIGVPKPEITWELPDHSILSMSQQGRRSGSELLHPQGTLVVQRLSAFDSGTYKCVAKNHLGADLKSVYVRVL, from the exons ATGAtaaagaaagacaacaaaaccaaaactgAGCACACCATAATAACAG GTGGGGTGCTTCAATTGAGCTGTCAAGTCCGAGGCGAGCCAAAACCTTTGTTGGAGTGGATTTTACCAGATGGAACTAAAGTGCGAGCCCCTTACGTCAGTGAGGACAATCGAATCATAATCACTGCTGAAGGAAAACTCACCCTTCGGGATGCAGACAGCTCGGACATGGGCCTCTATCGCTGCATTGCCACCAACTACTTGGATGCTGACATTCTGTTTTTCCGAGTGACAGTTATGCCTCCCGATGTGGAGGAAGCAGATGTCAACGGTGTCCGTATATCCCAGAAACTAggggaacatattttttttgattgcaCCAGCTCTGGAAGTCCAAAAGCCTCGGTACAGTGGATACTACCAGACAATTCAGTACTAGACAGGACCCAAGGGAAAAAGAAGATGTATGAGAATGGCACGCTGCTGATTGAGGGCCTTACTATGAGGGACCAAGGATTTTATAGATGCTTGGTGGCTAATCACTTGGGTGTTGACCTCTTGGTTTCTCAGGTGACAGCAAGTGAAAGCTCTAAGGTATTGAGAGACTTTGATCATGATGGATCAGGCATAGAGATGCAGAGCCAGGTGGACCGAACTTTAGCTGGCAGCGCAAACACCATCAGTGACATCGCTTCCTACAAACCAACTGATGGAGCTTCTCAGGAAGCCAAAACCATTGTTTCTGATCGACGTCATCCCAGACAGAGGTCACGGGGCAAAAGCAGTTCAGAGAATCGAATAGGACAGAGGAGGTATTCAGTCAGCAACCAACGTAAATTTGGCAATCGGGTCTTTGATAAAACAATTAGGAAAGTTGATCCAAAGAAATTTGCAGAATTCATGAAGAAGGCCCAAGATGGAGCAAgagaaaacacaaaagaaagaaagacaggaGAAGTCTCAAAGACTGTTTTGTCAAACGATAATGAAATTGGCTCAGGTGAGGTACAGGACGACCTCATTTTACTCGCAACAGTTTTTCCCACTACAAATAACCCTCAAAAAGGTAGATTACTTCAAATGGAAAACACAGACACAGTAGCAGTCACAAAAAACAGCTACGGCATCACTTTCAGTCAAGAAAGAGAACAATTAACAATGGATTATACGccaatacaaaaaaacacatttacaaacattccgttaaagagtgagagagaaggagTAACACCGTATGACCTAATTTCATCCAACACAGGCACAGTTAGTTTTGATGAAACTACAGAGCTTCATTCCCTCGAAACAATTACCAAACCTGAAACTGTTAAAGATTCTTCACAAGAAACTCAGCTCCAGTTCTCTGGAGAGAATTCTTCAGAACCAGAGACATCCACTGAGGTGTTCTCATTTACTTCAGATCCTAATGTTATTCCAATGAGGGATGGCACAGACCCTGTAGAACTTTTTGTCCACTCGGATCCAGAAAGCCAATCCACAATCTCAGCTGTCACCACCACACAGAGACAGGATGATCAAATAACCTTCCATACCACCCAAACAATAAAATCCCCACCTTTAGGATCCACCATCATCTCCAAGCAGCAGATCCAGATCATCCCACACAAGAACAGTAGAGGAGGGGGGCGAAGAAGAATGTTCCATGGTCGCAGAAGAATCATCAAACCCAACAGGATTACTGATATACAATCCATTATCAATAAACTTATGCAGCCGTCTGAGCGCAACACTACAGTACCATACAGAATTGAAGTGACAACag ATATGGAATTATCTACATCCACTACACAAACTGTGGCAAGAGGCAAAGCTGGCAAGAAAAGGATTCGAGGAAGGCAAAGAAAGCCAATCACCACTGAAACATTAATACCTCAGACTTCAGCAGTAACCTTAACTACATCCTTTGCTACTCTTCCGCCCATCTCTACACACTTCCCAACAGAAACTGAGGCTCTATCCCCAAccacaaaaacagaaacaaaagtcattttgtttgaTGATGACTATGGAGATTTGTTCTCTGCAGATTTTGAGCTATCAAATCTGAAGCCCACTGATCAGCCTCTTACAACAATGAGCCCAAAGTATTACTCCAAGTCCTTGACCACTGCTGAAACACCACTACAAACACAAACTCTTGCCTCCCCGCCTACAGTTGAACCAACCCCAGGAGAAAATCCTGAGACAGATTTTTCATACGGGTCTGGTGTAATTCCTGATGATTTCACTACGACCAGGCCGAGACCTGGTGGAAAGAGAGGGCGCCAAGGACGAAGAAGGAGGCCATTTAAGGGACACAGACCCTCAAAGAAACTTAAAAATAGTCAATTGTATCCAATAAGCACAACTAAGACTTTTGACAACAAGAAAACAACCATGGAAACCACTATCTTTACAACTTTATTTCCCCAAAAGAATGCCTCTAAACCTCCAATGTATACACCATCAAGGGAAATCGACAGAACCACGGGAGCATCAGAGCAGGAGACATTTGCTTACAAGGAAGTCGACTGGGGCATTTCCTATACAACGAAGACACCTTTTATATACTCAAACACAATGCCTACATTAGAGAAACCTTACACAACCACTCAAAACCACAATAATGTTATATCACCAACACAGAGGTTTAAAGGTCACACAACAGCCACAAGGAGACCTACACCTACGGTGAAAACCGGCGCCAAAGAGATTACAGAGAAACCCATTTCTTTTGGGACAATGACTATATACACCACAGAACAAGACTATATCTACACATACAACAgaaacaatgtaaaaaatgtccTTGCCACGACCAGTCCCAATGTGGGCAGCACTCAACCAACTACTATGCTCATGACGAGAAAACCCAAAATACTTGGTGGCAATGCAGCTAGCTTTACGGTTTTGACCAACTCGGATGCCTTTTTACCATGTGAGGCTGTTGGAGACCCTCAGCCAGTGCTATCCTGGAAACGCTTCTCCTCAAGCACAG GAAACACAATTACCATCAAGGGAAGAATGGGCAAGTTTGAGATGTTGCACAACGGCACATTGTCAATACAAAATGCCAATACAAAAGACCGTGGCCAGTATATCTGCATTGCTGAGAATGATCATGGATCAGATAAACTTATCGTGACTCTCTCTGTGGTAGCTTATCCCTCACGTATATTAGAGCCAAAAATTAGAGAGATCAAGTCTCATGCAGGAAATACTGTGGAGATTCACTGTAAGGCAGATGGTCGGCCCACACCGACAATATCCTGGATTCTGGCAAACCGGACACAAGTCAGAGAGCACAACACATCAAATGGAAGGGCTTCCGTGACTGCTAGTGGGACTCTGGTCATTCGACAGGTGTCTGTTTTTGACAGAGGCCATTACAAGTGCATTGCTAGTAACCCAGCTGGAGCTGATACTGCTACAGTCCGCCTACATGTGGTTGCTGCTCCACCAGGTATCTTGGAGGAGAAACGGCAGAAGGTGAAGgctgtttcaaaacaaaacctatGGCTGCCCTGCACAGGTCAAGGTAGCCCTCAGCCAAGGATTCACTGGGTGCTGCACGACGGTGTGTTGGTCAATTCTCAGAGATCTGCCTGGGACAAGAGGATTTCGGTTTATGATAACGGAACCCTCCTTATCAAGGATCTGGCTCCAATTGACAATGGCAAATATGAATGCATCGCAACCAGCTCCACAGGCTCAGAGCGAAGGGTGGTGACTCTCACCATCGAGAGAAAAGAATCTGCACCAAGAATACTGGTGACATCCCAACATGTAACTGAGTTGTATTTTGGAGATCAGCTCATTCTAAACTGCTCAGCAACTGGAGAGCCTGAACCCAGGATTATGTGGAGGTTACCATCCAACGCAGTGGTAGACCAATCACATAG GATAGGCAGCAGATTCCAGGTTTTGGAAAACGGTACTCTGGCCATCAATTCTGCGATTGAAAAAGATGCCGGCGACTATCTCTGTATGGCCAAAAGCGTGACTGGTGATGATGTTCAACTCATGAAGGTCAAGGTGTCAATGAAGCCAGCTAAGATAGAGCACAAGCCCCATGGCAAGAAGAAAGTTCTGTATGGTAATGACTTCAAGGTCGATTGCAGAGCCTCGGGGGCTCCAAAGCCAGAGATCTCCTGGGGCCTTCCAGATGGAACTGTTGTTAACAGTGCTCTACAGGCTGATTCCTTTAACGAAGGAAGGAGAATACGTCGTTACACTCTGTTTGACAATGGGACGCTCTATGTAAATCAA GTCGGTATGTCAGAGGAAGGAGACTATACTTGTACTGCTGAAAACCAAGTGGGAAAAGATGAAATGCACGTACATATCACCGTTGTGGCTGCTGCACCCATGATACGGCAAAACAGTTGGACTCATGCCAGACTGAAACCCGGCGATAACATCCGCTTTGACTGCGAAGCAGTTGGTGAACCCAAACCCAGGATCCTGTGGATGCTGCCTAACAATGACGTCATAGCAGCATCTAATGAACGCTACTTGTTGCACGTAAATGGCTCTCTGGATATCAGGAATGCAAAGCCAATCGATGGTGGAGAGTATGTTTGTATGGCTCGCAACCCAGGTGGTGAAACCAGAAGAGTCTACAAACTTGAAATTGGTGGTAACCCGCCTGTGATCAACGGCTACCATCAGAACAGGACTGTTTTAAAAGATTTCTCTACGAAATATTCCAGGAAATTTATAGATTGTAAAGCTGAAGGCAATCCAACTCCAACTATCACCTGGATAATGCCAGACAACATCTTTCTGAGGGCGCCATATTTTGGCGGTAGAATTAATGTCCATCATAATGGAACTTTAGAAATTCGTAATATACGCCCTACTGATACAGGAGAGTTCATTTGCATGGCGACAAATGATGGAGGAGAGTCTGTATTAGCGGTACAGCTCGAGGTGACCAATACGCTGCGAAGACCCATTTTTAAAAACCCTTTCAATGAACGGATTGTCTCTCCTTTGGGGAAAACCAATGTTCTGAACTGCTCTGCTGATGGACACCCAAAACCAGATATCACTTGGATTCTACCTGATGGAACACGGCTTACCGGTGGGCGTAATTCCCACAGACGGGTAGATAACGATGGGACTTTAGTCATCTATAACTCTCGTGTCGAGGATGCTGGGAAATACCGCTGTGGTGCCAAGAACATCATGGGATACATTGAAAAGCTCATCATTTTGGATGTGGGGCAGAAGCCTTACATCCTTACAAGGCCGAGGGGCGTAATACGCAGTATGTTTGGGGATTCTCTGTTCCTTCACTGTCTATCTGATGGAAGTCCAAAACCCAGGATCTACTGGACCCTCCCTGGGGGCCACATTCTTACCCAGCCTCAAGTCTTGGGGCGTTACAATTTGCTGGAGAACGGTACTCTAGTAGTAAAGGATACCACTCTATACGACCGAGGGAACTATGTCTGCAGAGCTCGGAATGATGCTGGGGAGGCTGTGCTAACAGTCCCTGTTGTTATCATTGCCTATGCTCCACGCATCACTACGATGCCACCTCCTACCTTAAGTTTAATGGCAGGAACCCCTATTAAGCTCAACTGCGCTGCCATTGGTGTACCCAAGCCAGAGATCACCTGGGAGCTGCCGGATCATTCCATTCTATCAATGTCACAACAAGGGAGGCGGTCAGGAAGTGAACTGCTTCACCCTCAAGGCACGCTTGTGGTCCAGAGGCTCTCGGCCTTTGACTCGGGCACGTATAAATGTGTAGCCAAGAACCATCTGGGTGCCGACCTCAAGTCTGTTTATGTGCGTGTACTTTAA